The following proteins come from a genomic window of Hydractinia symbiolongicarpus strain clone_291-10 chromosome 2, HSymV2.1, whole genome shotgun sequence:
- the LOC130629679 gene encoding uncharacterized protein LOC130629679: MFLNNIFNFIIRQFWLCIQHTIHTDDRSKFAKNSTHAGMVTQRKLSIRKGMTERQVKRRRRINHMIDAILNESHIKPIECPYQCGEFGHPDEIIKHKKNCPNQFVDCSFYLAGCHAQMMRKDVAKHNTACKEIHELFKRIDALESFLINIKTETFALWNRFHVMDRMFLKFTKWMAATAVS, translated from the exons atgtttttaaacaatatctTCAACTTTATAATCCGACAATTTTGGTTGTGCATACAACACACAATACATACAGATGACAG ATCTAAATTTGCAAAGAATTCCACACATGCAGGAATGGTGACACAAAGAAAATTAAGTATTCGTAAGGGCATGACCGAAAGACAAGTCAAAAGAAGACGACGCATTAACCATATGATTGACGCCATTTTGAAT GAATCACACATTAAACCAATTGAATGCCCTTACCAGTGTGGTGAATTTGGTCACCCTGACGAG ATCATCAAGCACAAAAAGAATTGTCCCAATCAATTTGTTGATTGTTCATTTTACTTGGCAGGGTGTCATGCGCAG atgatGCGAAAGGATGTAGCAAAACATAACACCGCATGTAAAGAAATTCATGAATTATTTAAACGTATCGACGCTTTAGAGAGTTTTCTCATAAACATAAAAACAGAAACATTTGCTCTGTGGAATCGTTTTCATGTTATGGAtagaatgtttttaaagtttaccAAATGGATGGCAGCTACAGCTGTGTCATAA